From Streptomyces sp. HUAS MG91, the proteins below share one genomic window:
- a CDS encoding GntR family transcriptional regulator gives MSKQPKYRQVADALRREIDSGTYAPGARLPSESELMKRFDASRNTIRNGLNLLVTQGLVSSSQGLGYEVRSHEVFKLNASRFENLSFPQIGDAYSTDVTNAGRRPHQTFRVEMTPASPTVAERLKVDPGSTTVLRFCHRYVDDVPWSTQATWYPGWLVEQSPRLAQPGDIEEGTTRYLASYGIEQIGYFDEIAARMPTPEEARLLEIGAGVPVLLWTRTGYAEDRPIRCTVTTFRGDLNQMNYEIGNLAGREENEPQ, from the coding sequence ATGAGCAAGCAGCCGAAGTACCGGCAGGTGGCCGATGCCCTGCGCCGAGAGATCGACAGCGGCACGTACGCGCCGGGGGCGCGGCTGCCGTCAGAGAGTGAGCTGATGAAGCGCTTTGACGCTTCGCGAAACACCATCCGGAACGGCCTGAACCTCCTGGTCACCCAAGGGCTTGTCTCGTCGAGCCAGGGGCTGGGGTACGAGGTTCGGTCTCACGAGGTCTTCAAGCTGAACGCGTCGCGGTTCGAGAATCTGAGCTTTCCTCAGATCGGAGACGCGTACAGCACCGACGTCACGAATGCCGGCCGCCGCCCGCATCAGACCTTCCGGGTGGAGATGACTCCCGCATCGCCCACAGTCGCCGAACGGCTCAAGGTCGACCCTGGATCGACCACGGTCCTGCGGTTCTGTCACCGGTACGTCGATGACGTGCCGTGGTCCACGCAAGCAACCTGGTACCCGGGGTGGCTCGTAGAGCAGTCGCCCCGACTTGCCCAGCCGGGGGACATCGAAGAAGGCACCACTCGGTACCTCGCGTCGTACGGCATCGAGCAGATCGGCTACTTCGACGAGATCGCCGCGCGCATGCCGACTCCGGAAGAGGCGCGGCTCTTGGAGATCGGCGCCGGGGTGCCCGTGCTCCTATGGACGCGCACCGGCTACGCCGAGGACCGTCCGATTCGTTGCACGGTCACAACCTTCCGAGGCGACCTGAACCAGATGAACTACGAAATCGGCAATCTAGCCGGACGAGAAGAGAACGAACCCCAGTGA
- a CDS encoding DUF6284 family protein, whose amino-acid sequence MDHIVTVQEAVTAFEDFMEPTDADLEAIERELPLINAEIGLLDAQIIVIDHTPTELDVRRIRRARRRVLAAHRDLVNGTAGRTGGVA is encoded by the coding sequence ATGGACCACATCGTCACTGTTCAGGAAGCTGTTACCGCGTTCGAGGACTTCATGGAGCCCACCGACGCGGATCTGGAGGCCATCGAGCGGGAGCTCCCGCTCATCAATGCCGAGATCGGCCTGCTGGATGCGCAGATCATCGTCATCGACCACACGCCGACCGAGTTGGACGTCCGGCGTATCCGCCGGGCCCGCCGCCGGGTGCTTGCCGCGCACCGCGACCTGGTCAACGGCACGGCCGGTCGGACGGGCGGTGTCGCGTGA
- a CDS encoding DUF2637 domain-containing protein — MNAVHVRSAEKALNVGTWLIVFGAMLYSVLTVTPLMADHTADRWSWTAPILPLVVDAAVVIVVKLDDVLARLGGNGGRWPVVLRWMTGLMTLALNTADSALKKDLVGMAVHSVAPLLLIVTAETGLAYRRAIAKAVSALEAKEKSERAEREQTARERAERARADQREEREHAAQLVREQRDHEALLAREQTEREERARREARETREREQAAEQAARERREREREQREQEALNRERQARERAETERRERALKAEREQRERQEQAARERAALLDRGPAESKLPEHEARPIVAAAFTSGLPVRQAAELSGWSVGWVTARYAEHRAPAAGRHADLAIAGQ; from the coding sequence GTGAACGCTGTTCATGTCCGTTCAGCCGAGAAGGCGCTGAACGTCGGAACCTGGCTGATCGTGTTCGGCGCGATGCTCTACAGCGTCCTCACGGTCACCCCGCTCATGGCCGACCACACCGCCGACCGGTGGTCGTGGACGGCTCCGATCCTGCCCCTCGTGGTGGACGCTGCCGTGGTCATCGTGGTCAAGCTCGATGACGTGCTGGCCCGCCTCGGCGGGAACGGCGGCCGGTGGCCGGTCGTGCTGCGCTGGATGACGGGCCTGATGACCCTGGCACTCAACACCGCCGACTCCGCGCTGAAGAAAGACCTGGTCGGCATGGCTGTGCACTCAGTCGCGCCGCTGCTGCTCATCGTCACCGCAGAGACCGGACTCGCCTACCGCCGCGCCATCGCCAAGGCCGTGAGCGCGCTGGAGGCCAAGGAGAAGAGCGAGCGTGCCGAGCGGGAGCAGACGGCCCGTGAACGCGCCGAGCGGGCTCGCGCCGATCAGCGCGAGGAGCGCGAGCACGCCGCGCAGTTGGTCCGTGAACAGCGCGACCACGAAGCACTGCTGGCCCGTGAACAGACCGAGCGCGAAGAGCGCGCCCGGCGCGAGGCGCGCGAGACCCGCGAGCGCGAGCAGGCTGCCGAGCAGGCCGCTCGTGAACGCCGTGAACGCGAGCGTGAACAGCGTGAACAAGAGGCGCTGAACCGTGAACGACAGGCGCGCGAGCGGGCCGAAACGGAACGCCGCGAGCGCGCGCTGAAGGCAGAGCGTGAACAGCGTGAGCGTCAGGAGCAGGCGGCCCGTGAACGCGCCGCACTGCTCGATCGCGGCCCGGCTGAGAGCAAGCTGCCCGAGCACGAAGCGCGCCCGATCGTGGCCGCCGCGTTCACGTCGGGGCTGCCGGTGCGGCAGGCTGCGGAGCTGTCCGGCTGGTCGGTCGGGTGGGTCACGGCCCGCTACGCCGAACACCGCGCCCCGGCCGCCGGCCGCCACGCTGATCTCGCGATCGCGGGCCAGTGA
- a CDS encoding RRQRL motif-containing zinc-binding protein, with translation MATLPIYRWNLAPDGFATRRQLRALGLRPGGQDVAAQLERPRRRRGPLVAYLYRIDRAKPVRPMTGGRWAALDRANTARRTCPQCRRDAGYVIPPALGTCVTCAFPDNAPEGA, from the coding sequence ATGGCCACCCTCCCCATCTACCGGTGGAACCTCGCGCCGGACGGGTTCGCCACCCGGCGTCAGCTCCGCGCGCTCGGTCTGCGCCCGGGCGGTCAGGATGTGGCGGCCCAGTTGGAGCGGCCCCGGCGTCGTCGGGGCCCGCTGGTCGCCTACCTCTACCGCATCGACCGGGCCAAGCCGGTCCGGCCGATGACCGGCGGACGGTGGGCGGCCCTGGACCGGGCGAACACCGCCCGCCGCACCTGCCCACAGTGCCGACGCGACGCGGGATACGTCATCCCGCCCGCCCTCGGCACGTGTGTGACCTGCGCCTTTCCCGACAACGCCCCGGAGGGTGCGTGA
- a CDS encoding DUF6251 family protein has translation MEQLPAQRQLTVVQLPDGSHVYADPASLPAVQQPTGPQVVHIHQAPPDRTVQRVALGSGVGAGAVAAGVYFGPLLVGVLTAIAANLAMLALMVLIVGWGTVTVVRAVGNGTTNKGRRKGR, from the coding sequence ATGGAACAGCTCCCCGCACAGCGTCAGTTGACCGTCGTCCAGCTCCCCGACGGCAGCCACGTCTACGCCGACCCCGCCAGCCTCCCGGCCGTGCAGCAGCCCACCGGCCCGCAGGTGGTGCACATCCACCAGGCGCCGCCGGACCGCACGGTGCAGCGCGTTGCGCTCGGCTCCGGGGTCGGGGCCGGGGCGGTCGCGGCCGGCGTCTACTTCGGCCCGCTCCTCGTGGGCGTGCTGACCGCGATCGCCGCGAACCTCGCGATGCTCGCCCTCATGGTGCTCATCGTCGGATGGGGCACGGTCACCGTGGTCCGCGCCGTGGGCAACGGCACCACGAACAAGGGCCGCCGCAAGGGCCGTTGA
- a CDS encoding ATP-binding protein: MDWKQAWSTTTNTTTTALNSVSPLCAPFAVRWDLEADRRTKLRTPEHLKALMAAQKEHNAARSTLSTANSQKLTARAATKNPFAASRRAARVASKAASRHERDTRAKLKEARVNYPTTLKARAIQAHSAHAVPGAIASALMSTSHLTIWPAATSAVLIGANVAGLALGRRKLRVVVDESLSLEERQLIERLDPSYWVEHAPDRGLSGTVTTPPTMEAGGIRCEIRLDGTWTVKTLSDKADSIRALLGARTALRMRITSASRGGWAVLTMATRSAAAGVSSLWTPDRIPTDPTMMSLALDTETGDEVLIPFDERLLVSGASGTGKSWSFRPLMATAHLRGDLLLIDGKGEEANIWEKVCRVAVESDEITDTVDQAHAEMTFRKTDMKKRGISVWDGRQLTVVIDEGQVILALIQRDKERLQRLIELSSLGRSRGVVLWWATQYPLTDGSAPGVHKLIAPNLLTRFSLRVAGTTQAQVALDDCAHYAPHQIPDGREYRGHGYLKGYGPRMLRTWTLDDAGVRDLPKSIWASEQTATSAAAPAPLRLVKNAAPSGASSNRDKVLVAVTVGARTAKEVADATGLNKGTVSREIKTLVASGALLRTADGRILPGQQAA, from the coding sequence GTGGACTGGAAGCAAGCATGGTCGACCACCACCAACACCACCACTACGGCTCTCAATTCGGTCTCCCCGCTCTGTGCTCCGTTCGCGGTGCGCTGGGACCTGGAGGCCGACCGCCGCACCAAGCTGCGCACCCCGGAGCACCTGAAGGCGCTCATGGCCGCGCAGAAGGAGCACAACGCCGCGCGCTCCACCCTGTCCACGGCCAACAGCCAGAAGCTCACCGCGCGAGCGGCGACGAAGAACCCCTTCGCGGCCAGTCGTCGTGCCGCTCGGGTGGCGAGCAAGGCGGCTTCGCGGCATGAGCGCGACACCCGGGCCAAGCTGAAGGAAGCGCGGGTGAACTACCCGACCACGCTCAAGGCCCGTGCGATCCAGGCGCATTCGGCGCACGCCGTGCCCGGCGCGATCGCGTCCGCCCTGATGTCCACCTCGCACCTGACCATCTGGCCGGCCGCCACATCGGCTGTGCTGATCGGCGCGAACGTCGCCGGTCTCGCGCTCGGCCGCCGCAAGCTGCGCGTCGTGGTCGATGAGTCGCTGTCCTTGGAGGAGCGGCAGCTCATAGAGCGTCTTGACCCGTCGTACTGGGTCGAGCATGCCCCCGACCGTGGCCTGTCCGGCACGGTCACCACCCCGCCCACGATGGAGGCGGGCGGCATCCGCTGCGAGATCCGCCTGGACGGCACATGGACGGTCAAGACGCTATCCGACAAGGCTGACTCCATCCGCGCGCTGCTCGGAGCCCGCACCGCCCTGCGGATGCGCATCACGTCGGCCTCGCGCGGCGGGTGGGCAGTGCTGACAATGGCCACCCGTTCCGCGGCTGCCGGGGTGTCCTCGCTCTGGACCCCCGACCGCATCCCCACCGACCCGACCATGATGAGCCTGGCCCTGGACACCGAGACCGGTGACGAGGTCCTGATCCCGTTCGACGAACGGCTGCTCGTCTCCGGCGCGTCCGGCACCGGCAAGTCCTGGTCTTTCCGTCCCCTCATGGCGACCGCGCACCTGCGCGGTGACCTGCTCCTCATCGACGGCAAGGGCGAAGAGGCCAACATCTGGGAGAAGGTCTGCCGCGTCGCTGTCGAGAGCGACGAGATCACCGACACGGTCGACCAGGCACATGCGGAGATGACGTTCCGCAAGACCGACATGAAGAAGCGCGGGATCAGCGTCTGGGACGGGCGACAGCTCACCGTCGTCATCGACGAGGGACAGGTGATCCTGGCCCTGATCCAGCGCGACAAGGAGCGGCTGCAACGGCTGATCGAGCTGTCCTCGCTCGGTCGCTCGCGCGGCGTCGTGCTGTGGTGGGCCACCCAGTACCCGCTCACCGACGGCTCCGCCCCGGGCGTGCACAAGCTGATCGCCCCGAACCTCCTGACCCGCTTCTCTCTGCGGGTGGCGGGCACGACTCAGGCGCAGGTCGCGCTCGATGACTGCGCGCACTACGCGCCCCACCAGATCCCCGACGGGCGCGAGTACCGGGGCCACGGCTACCTGAAGGGATACGGGCCGCGCATGCTGCGCACCTGGACCCTGGACGACGCCGGCGTTCGCGACCTGCCGAAGTCCATCTGGGCTTCCGAGCAGACCGCGACCAGCGCGGCGGCGCCCGCGCCGCTGCGGCTGGTCAAGAACGCGGCCCCGTCCGGTGCCTCGTCCAACCGCGACAAGGTGCTGGTCGCCGTGACCGTGGGCGCCCGCACGGCCAAGGAAGTAGCCGACGCGACGGGCCTGAACAAGGGCACCGTCTCCCGCGAGATCAAGACCCTCGTAGCGTCCGGCGCTCTGCTGCGCACTGCTGACGGGCGGATCCTGCCCGGCCAGCAGGCCGCCTGA
- a CDS encoding DNA methylase, with protein MNRPTDIRRESQRPRLLDLFSCAGGAAMGYARAGFTVHGCDIADRPNYPFTWHRGDVLEYLAHLITTGEIQRYDFVHASPPCQAKNTLTVGTNRSRGWGGTHLDLVAPLRDLLDRTCLPYVIEQPNGQAEIRKDITLCGEMFGLGVIRHRNFEAVGCTIDQPAHVPHRGRVRGYRHGKFYDGPYVAAYGNGGGKPSVPELQAALGIDWTDVREELTEAIPPAYTEHIGRTFLAARALEAAA; from the coding sequence ATGAACCGACCCACCGACATTCGGCGAGAATCCCAGCGGCCCCGCCTGCTGGATCTGTTCTCTTGCGCCGGCGGCGCCGCCATGGGCTACGCCCGCGCCGGCTTCACCGTCCACGGCTGCGACATCGCCGACCGGCCCAACTACCCCTTCACCTGGCACCGGGGCGACGTCCTCGAATACCTCGCCCACCTCATCACCACGGGCGAGATCCAGCGCTATGACTTCGTGCACGCCTCCCCGCCCTGTCAGGCCAAGAACACTCTGACTGTGGGCACCAACCGCTCACGCGGATGGGGCGGCACGCACCTTGACCTCGTGGCACCGCTGCGTGATCTGCTCGACCGGACCTGCCTGCCCTACGTGATCGAGCAGCCCAACGGGCAAGCCGAGATCCGCAAGGACATCACCCTGTGCGGCGAGATGTTCGGGCTCGGCGTCATCCGGCACCGCAACTTCGAAGCGGTCGGCTGCACCATCGACCAGCCTGCCCACGTCCCGCACCGGGGCCGGGTGCGCGGCTACCGGCACGGCAAGTTCTACGACGGCCCCTACGTCGCTGCCTACGGCAATGGCGGTGGCAAGCCCAGCGTCCCGGAGCTGCAGGCCGCGCTCGGCATCGACTGGACCGACGTGCGCGAGGAACTGACCGAGGCCATCCCTCCCGCCTACACAGAGCACATCGGCCGCACCTTCCTCGCGGCTCGCGCACTGGAGGCGGCGGCATGA
- a CDS encoding bifunctional DNA primase/polymerase — MSEYLRTALDLAASEIPVLPLRRGKVPFGNCRTCADNACGGRPNMKTPGPCTCPDPCHAWAAATTDPHVINSAPWRRAWQHASTVAYHPGGAGLTVVDLDNADAIVWAREHLPATRTVPTTRGEHWLYLGATPSANGVRPGVDVKSTMSYARWLGVGTGAMTALPDVVRSLVVSKSAPARSSARPLTVSLPGDGGQCPHRTPVFLERGIAMAEQRITEATSGVHNAVYRVFMAVLSKHGRCGCLSDAHVARLFAAAQAKGESARHCATAWTNARITLGV, encoded by the coding sequence ATGAGCGAGTACCTGCGCACCGCACTCGACCTGGCTGCCTCGGAGATCCCGGTGCTGCCGCTGCGGCGGGGCAAGGTCCCGTTCGGCAACTGCCGCACCTGCGCCGACAACGCGTGCGGCGGCCGGCCGAACATGAAGACCCCCGGACCGTGCACCTGCCCCGACCCCTGCCACGCGTGGGCCGCCGCGACCACCGACCCGCACGTCATCAACTCCGCCCCCTGGCGGCGCGCCTGGCAGCACGCGAGCACGGTGGCCTACCACCCGGGCGGTGCCGGCCTGACCGTCGTGGACCTGGACAACGCGGACGCGATCGTGTGGGCCCGCGAGCATCTGCCCGCCACCCGGACCGTGCCCACCACCCGCGGCGAGCACTGGCTCTACCTGGGGGCGACGCCGTCCGCCAACGGAGTGCGGCCCGGCGTGGACGTCAAGTCGACGATGTCCTACGCCCGGTGGCTCGGTGTCGGCACCGGCGCCATGACCGCACTGCCGGACGTCGTGCGCTCGCTCGTGGTGAGCAAGTCCGCACCGGCCCGGTCCTCGGCGCGGCCGCTGACGGTGTCCCTGCCGGGCGACGGCGGGCAGTGCCCGCACCGCACGCCCGTCTTCCTGGAACGCGGTATCGCGATGGCCGAGCAGCGCATCACCGAGGCCACGAGCGGCGTGCACAACGCCGTGTACCGGGTCTTCATGGCGGTGCTGTCCAAGCACGGCCGGTGCGGCTGCCTCAGCGACGCTCACGTTGCCCGGTTGTTCGCTGCGGCGCAGGCCAAGGGCGAGAGCGCGCGGCACTGCGCCACCGCCTGGACCAATGCCCGCATCACGTTGGGAGTGTGA
- a CDS encoding ATP-binding protein: MADDDKTPAREVITDYAQAHFRYFRTPDGTVYAQQKGHPVARPIRSQGTTGSHRQELMVGLYRDGRGVFNGSAIKEALDLIEALALSEDVQPVYIRVAPGFDGATWLDLGRDDGQSVRIHPSGWEITVPDPREVCWRRTQLTGELPLPAKDTDGKGIDLLMGLCNFATADTESLALAWLIGCLGPSVPVPAPFLTGPQGAGKSTGGRMLIRIVEGMTGDLRRAPKDEENLIAAVAAGWVTALDNLSHMTPDLSDAMCCIVTGAESVKRALFTDGDVFRVGYRRPLLLTGIDVGVIRPDLAERLLPLRLERPKVRRTEAELWVDYEEALPIVLGSLLDLTVKVRAVKAETPTDLRMADFAHLCAQLDAATGLGALKAYRASLDDLNDDVIEGDLLAQTVLRHAETLSAGTAQRMTSTEWLHLLSGLYNGEGTRPLPKGWPTTGKVLSDRLKRIQPTLAARGVLIDSGRTNAGRYLEMTRPAAPAGPEQQRAF; encoded by the coding sequence GTGGCTGACGACGACAAGACACCGGCCCGTGAGGTCATCACCGACTACGCGCAGGCGCACTTCCGGTACTTCCGCACCCCCGACGGCACCGTCTACGCCCAGCAGAAGGGCCACCCCGTGGCCCGGCCGATCCGCTCACAGGGCACCACCGGCAGCCACCGCCAGGAACTCATGGTCGGCCTGTACCGCGACGGACGCGGCGTCTTCAACGGCTCCGCCATCAAGGAAGCCCTGGACCTGATCGAAGCCCTCGCGCTGAGCGAGGACGTCCAGCCGGTCTACATCCGCGTGGCCCCCGGCTTCGACGGGGCGACCTGGCTGGACCTGGGACGCGACGACGGGCAGTCGGTGCGCATCCACCCGTCGGGCTGGGAGATCACCGTTCCCGATCCGCGTGAGGTGTGCTGGCGGCGCACCCAGCTCACGGGGGAACTGCCGCTGCCGGCCAAGGACACCGACGGCAAGGGAATCGATCTGCTGATGGGTCTGTGCAACTTCGCCACCGCCGACACCGAATCCCTCGCGCTCGCCTGGCTGATCGGCTGCCTCGGCCCGTCCGTCCCGGTACCGGCCCCGTTCCTCACGGGGCCGCAGGGCGCGGGGAAGTCCACGGGCGGGCGGATGCTGATCCGGATCGTGGAGGGTATGACCGGGGACCTGCGCCGCGCCCCGAAGGACGAGGAGAACCTGATCGCGGCCGTGGCGGCGGGATGGGTCACCGCGCTCGACAACCTCTCCCACATGACCCCCGACCTGTCCGACGCGATGTGCTGCATCGTGACTGGAGCTGAGTCCGTGAAGCGGGCCCTGTTCACTGACGGGGATGTGTTCCGCGTCGGCTACCGCCGCCCCCTGCTGCTGACCGGCATCGACGTCGGCGTCATCCGCCCCGACCTCGCCGAACGCCTGCTGCCCCTGCGCCTGGAACGCCCCAAGGTCCGGCGCACCGAGGCCGAGTTGTGGGTCGACTACGAGGAAGCACTGCCCATCGTCCTCGGCTCGCTCCTCGACCTAACGGTCAAGGTCCGGGCGGTGAAGGCGGAGACGCCGACGGATCTACGGATGGCGGACTTCGCCCACCTGTGTGCACAGCTCGATGCCGCGACGGGACTGGGAGCGCTGAAGGCGTATCGGGCGAGCCTGGACGACCTCAACGACGACGTGATCGAGGGCGACCTGCTCGCGCAGACCGTTCTCCGGCACGCCGAGACGCTCTCTGCGGGCACGGCGCAGCGGATGACGTCCACGGAGTGGCTGCACCTGCTGTCCGGCCTCTACAACGGCGAAGGGACCCGCCCCCTGCCCAAGGGGTGGCCGACCACCGGCAAGGTGCTCTCCGACCGTCTGAAGCGCATCCAGCCGACCCTGGCTGCCCGGGGCGTGCTCATCGACTCCGGGCGTACCAACGCGGGCCGCTACCTCGAAATGACCCGCCCCGCCGCCCCGGCGGGTCCCGAGCAGCAGCGCGCGTTCTGA
- a CDS encoding helix-turn-helix domain-containing protein produces MTTSDAPVAGAEVEFDPTLLALTVEEAARRLSVGRTTMYALIRDGAVETVPIGRLRRVPVKAISAYLETRMQTRPTSHAA; encoded by the coding sequence GTGACGACCAGCGATGCGCCCGTAGCGGGCGCCGAAGTCGAGTTCGACCCCACACTCCTCGCGCTCACGGTCGAAGAGGCTGCCCGGCGCCTCTCCGTTGGCCGCACCACGATGTACGCCCTCATCCGCGACGGAGCCGTAGAGACGGTGCCTATCGGCCGCCTGCGTCGCGTGCCCGTCAAGGCCATCAGCGCCTACCTGGAAACCCGCATGCAGACACGCCCCACGTCCCACGCCGCGTAA
- a CDS encoding site-specific integrase, which produces MEKRAKRPDGASSIYLGKDGYWHGRVTVGVRDDGSSDRRHVSSKISEAEVIKKVRELEKQRDAGKVRKPGRPWTVKAWLLHWVEEIAKPSVRENTYAGYEVAVRVHLIPGVGAHRLDKLEPEHLERFYTKMLANGSKPATAHQVHRSVRTALNHAMRRGHVTRNVAMLAVPPRVEDEEVEPYDIEEVQRLLSEAAKLRNSARWSIALALGLRQGEALGLRWSDVDLAAGILRVRKNRLRPKYLHGCGGECGRTPGYCKKRIRKNEDTANTKSRAGRRVIGVPDELARLLELHRQEQDRERGRAAQEWTETGFVFTSPNGQPLMPSTDYDVWKQLLKDAKVRDGRLHDARHTAATVLLILGVPERVVMQIMGWSSTAMAARYQHVTGGILADVAQQVGGLIWEVAKPDTGHEPDSSAEAR; this is translated from the coding sequence ATGGAGAAGCGCGCCAAACGCCCCGATGGAGCGTCGTCCATCTACCTCGGCAAGGACGGCTATTGGCATGGGCGGGTGACCGTCGGCGTCCGGGACGACGGGAGCTCCGACAGACGTCACGTCTCCAGCAAGATCAGCGAAGCAGAGGTGATCAAGAAGGTCCGGGAGCTGGAGAAGCAGCGGGACGCGGGGAAAGTTCGCAAGCCGGGACGCCCGTGGACCGTCAAGGCGTGGCTACTTCACTGGGTGGAGGAGATCGCGAAGCCGTCGGTACGCGAGAACACGTACGCCGGATACGAGGTAGCGGTCAGAGTCCATCTGATCCCCGGGGTCGGCGCCCACCGGCTGGACAAGTTGGAGCCTGAGCACTTGGAGCGCTTCTACACGAAGATGCTGGCCAACGGCAGCAAGCCCGCCACAGCCCACCAGGTCCATCGCAGCGTTCGCACGGCGCTCAATCACGCGATGCGGCGCGGCCACGTCACTCGGAACGTCGCCATGCTCGCTGTCCCGCCCCGGGTCGAGGACGAGGAGGTCGAGCCGTACGACATCGAGGAGGTTCAGAGGCTCCTCTCCGAAGCGGCGAAGCTCCGGAACAGCGCGCGCTGGTCTATCGCCCTCGCTCTGGGACTCCGACAGGGGGAGGCGCTGGGTCTGCGCTGGTCAGACGTGGACCTAGCCGCAGGCATCTTGCGAGTGCGGAAGAACAGGCTGCGCCCGAAGTACCTGCACGGCTGCGGCGGGGAGTGCGGGCGGACACCCGGCTACTGCAAGAAGCGGATCAGGAAGAACGAGGACACGGCGAACACGAAGTCACGCGCCGGCCGCCGGGTGATCGGTGTGCCTGACGAACTGGCCCGACTCCTGGAACTTCACCGGCAGGAACAGGACCGCGAACGCGGCCGGGCCGCCCAGGAGTGGACCGAGACAGGATTCGTCTTCACGTCCCCCAACGGCCAGCCGCTGATGCCCAGCACCGACTACGACGTCTGGAAGCAGTTGCTGAAGGACGCGAAGGTCCGCGACGGACGACTGCATGACGCTCGCCACACGGCCGCCACGGTGCTGCTCATCCTCGGAGTGCCTGAGCGGGTGGTCATGCAAATCATGGGCTGGTCGTCCACAGCGATGGCGGCCCGCTATCAGCACGTGACCGGAGGAATCCTGGCCGACGTGGCGCAACAGGTCGGCGGTCTCATCTGGGAGGTGGCCAAGCCCGACACCGGCCACGAGCCGGACAGCTCCGCAGAGGCGCGTTGA